A single Bosea sp. PAMC 26642 DNA region contains:
- a CDS encoding EVE domain-containing protein, producing the protein MAHWLIKSEPSKWSWDQQVEAGPKGTHWDGVKNHTAKLNLMAMKQGEQVFFYHSNEGLEVVGIVEVIKEAYNWIPGEPWVLVDFKAVKPLPKPVTLAQVKAEPKLAKMALVTSFRLSVQPVTDAEWALVCEMGGL; encoded by the coding sequence ATGGCTCACTGGCTGATCAAATCCGAACCGTCCAAATGGTCCTGGGACCAGCAGGTCGAGGCCGGCCCCAAGGGCACGCATTGGGACGGCGTGAAGAACCACACCGCCAAGCTCAACCTGATGGCTATGAAGCAGGGCGAGCAGGTCTTCTTCTACCATTCCAACGAGGGGCTCGAGGTCGTCGGCATCGTCGAGGTGATCAAGGAAGCCTATAACTGGATTCCGGGCGAGCCCTGGGTGCTGGTCGATTTCAAGGCGGTGAAGCCGCTGCCCAAGCCGGTCACGCTGGCGCAGGTCAAGGCCGAGCCGAAGCTGGCGAAGATGGCGCTGGTGACGTCGTTTCGGTTGTCGGTGCAGCCGGTGACGGACGCGGAATGGGCGCTCGTCTGCGAGATGGGCGGGCTCTGA
- a CDS encoding NAD(P)H-dependent glycerol-3-phosphate dehydrogenase, whose translation MSATMDFGTIGVLGGGAYGTALAVAAARAGRKVLFWARDAEIVAAIDATRRTPHLPGIALPEAIAATTSLNALGEADALLVAVPTQSLRQVCELSAQALPAGRPVVSAAKGIERATGLFSTQVIAQAWPGSPPAILSGPSFADDIGRGLPTAVTLAAQDGNLARALAEALSSPAFRIYHSGDPRGVEIGGAAKNVLAIAAGIAIGLGYGESARAALVARGFSELRRFGAAFGASSETLMGLSGLGDVVLSCASPQSRNFSFGLALGQGRPVAEASGGKLAEGAFTASVLAEMAQAQGIEMPIAEAVAAIIAGRSGVREAVTGLLARPIRAEM comes from the coding sequence ATGAGCGCCACGATGGATTTCGGCACGATAGGCGTCCTCGGCGGCGGGGCCTATGGCACTGCGCTCGCTGTGGCCGCTGCGCGGGCCGGACGAAAGGTGCTGTTCTGGGCGCGCGACGCGGAGATCGTGGCCGCGATCGACGCGACGCGTCGGACGCCGCATCTGCCCGGCATCGCGCTGCCGGAGGCGATCGCGGCGACGACATCGCTCAATGCGCTGGGCGAGGCGGATGCGCTGCTCGTCGCCGTGCCGACGCAGAGCCTGCGGCAGGTCTGCGAGCTATCGGCGCAGGCGCTGCCTGCCGGGCGCCCGGTGGTTTCGGCCGCCAAGGGCATCGAGCGGGCGACGGGGCTTTTCTCCACGCAGGTCATCGCGCAGGCATGGCCCGGTTCGCCGCCCGCGATCCTGTCGGGCCCGAGTTTCGCCGACGACATCGGCCGCGGCCTGCCGACGGCGGTGACGCTGGCGGCACAAGATGGCAATCTCGCCCGGGCGCTCGCCGAGGCGCTGAGTTCGCCGGCCTTCCGCATCTATCACAGCGGCGATCCGCGCGGCGTCGAGATCGGCGGGGCAGCCAAGAACGTGCTCGCCATCGCAGCGGGCATCGCGATCGGCCTCGGCTATGGCGAAAGCGCGCGGGCGGCGCTGGTGGCGCGGGGTTTTTCCGAGCTGCGACGCTTCGGCGCGGCTTTCGGGGCCAGTTCCGAGACGCTGATGGGGCTTTCGGGGCTGGGCGATGTCGTGCTCAGCTGCGCCTCGCCGCAATCGCGCAACTTCTCGTTCGGGCTGGCGCTCGGGCAGGGCCGCCCCGTTGCGGAGGCGTCCGGCGGCAAGCTGGCGGAGGGCGCGTTCACCGCATCCGTGCTGGCGGAGATGGCGCAGGCGCAAGGGATCGAGATGCCGATTGCCGAGGCGGTGGCGGCGATCATCGCCGGGCGCAGCGGCGTGCGGGAGGCGGTGACCGGCTTGCTGGCGCGGCCGATCCGCGCCGAGATGTGA